The proteins below are encoded in one region of Levilactobacillus namurensis:
- the mraY gene encoding phospho-N-acetylmuramoyl-pentapeptide-transferase has protein sequence MITALIPFVGGLVITAAFMPSLIRYFRARHEGQMIREEGPTWHEKKSGTPTMGGLLFIIAIILMTLVTSWLVAPHHVLSTTWILLFILILYGALGAWDDSIKLFHRQNEGLKAWQKLLGQIVGALLLFWVYAHEHLPMELQIPGLGTWHMGGWYALFAIIWLVGFSNAVNLSDGLDGLVSGLASISFAAYGIVALNQHQLNISIFCFAVVGSLLGFLIFNHKPAKIFMGDTGSLALGGALAAVSILLHHELSLLWIGLVYVIETASVILQVASFKLTGKRIFLMSPIHHHFEMLGWSEWKIDFTFWAVGLITAVSGVAVILAK, from the coding sequence ATGATAACTGCGTTGATACCCTTTGTGGGTGGTTTAGTCATAACGGCGGCGTTTATGCCGTCACTGATTCGGTATTTTCGGGCGCGACACGAAGGCCAGATGATTCGGGAAGAAGGGCCCACCTGGCACGAGAAAAAGTCCGGGACCCCGACCATGGGAGGCCTGCTCTTCATCATCGCCATCATCTTGATGACGTTGGTGACCAGTTGGTTGGTGGCACCGCATCACGTGTTATCGACGACCTGGATCTTGCTCTTTATCTTGATCCTGTACGGTGCGTTGGGTGCGTGGGATGACAGCATTAAGCTGTTCCACCGGCAGAACGAAGGGTTGAAGGCCTGGCAGAAGCTGCTGGGACAGATTGTGGGGGCGTTGTTGCTCTTTTGGGTCTACGCGCACGAACACCTGCCCATGGAATTACAGATTCCGGGATTGGGAACTTGGCACATGGGTGGCTGGTACGCCCTCTTTGCCATCATCTGGCTGGTCGGGTTCTCCAACGCCGTGAACTTGTCTGACGGCTTGGACGGCTTGGTCAGTGGGTTAGCCAGCATCTCGTTTGCAGCCTACGGAATCGTGGCGCTGAATCAGCACCAACTTAACATCAGTATTTTTTGTTTTGCCGTAGTCGGCAGTCTTTTAGGGTTCTTGATCTTTAATCACAAACCTGCCAAGATCTTTATGGGGGATACCGGTTCGTTGGCTTTGGGTGGCGCCTTAGCGGCGGTTTCGATTCTATTGCATCATGAATTGTCACTGTTATGGATTGGATTAGTTTACGTGATTGAGACGGCCAGTGTTATTTTGCAAGTGGCCTCGTTTAAGTTAACGGGGAAACGAATTTTCTTGATGAGTCCCATCCATCACCACTTTGAAATGTTAGGGTGGAGTGAATGGAAGATTGACTTCACGTTCTGGGCAGTGGGTTTGATCACTGCAGTCAGTGGGGTCGCGGTCATCTTGGCAAAATAA
- the murG gene encoding undecaprenyldiphospho-muramoylpentapeptide beta-N-acetylglucosaminyltransferase, with protein sequence MRLMVSGGGTGGHIYPALALIKALKKRDPEAEVLYVGSERGLESTIVPAKGIPFKATRIQGFKRSLSLENFKTVYLFLKSVHAAKKMIREFKPDVVVGTGGYVSGAVVYAASRLHVPTMIHEQNSVVGMTNKFLSRYVDKIAYVFDAAIDQLPANKMVKTGNPRAQEAAEIVSHFTWDEYGLKDDVPTLLIFGGSQGALKINAATVAAIPAFNDRKYQVVFVTGQKRYDGVMDQLKGTPVAANVVVKPYIPNMPEVLPRVAAIVGRAGATSLAEITADGIPSILIPSPYVTADHQTKNAQSLVTVGAAELIKEADLTGDTLVAKADQLMNDDALRHDMADASKHLGVPDAADRVLDVVLSLKK encoded by the coding sequence ATGCGATTAATGGTATCCGGTGGCGGTACCGGGGGGCACATCTACCCGGCACTAGCCCTAATTAAAGCATTAAAGAAACGGGATCCGGAAGCAGAGGTCTTATACGTGGGTTCCGAGCGAGGGCTGGAAAGCACGATTGTGCCGGCAAAGGGCATCCCTTTTAAGGCTACCCGTATTCAAGGCTTCAAACGGTCCCTGTCCCTGGAGAACTTCAAGACGGTCTATCTATTCTTGAAGAGCGTCCACGCGGCCAAAAAGATGATTCGTGAGTTTAAGCCTGACGTTGTGGTCGGGACGGGGGGCTATGTTTCCGGTGCCGTGGTTTACGCCGCCAGTCGGTTACACGTTCCCACGATGATTCACGAACAGAACAGCGTGGTGGGGATGACCAATAAGTTCTTAAGCCGTTACGTGGATAAGATTGCCTACGTCTTCGACGCCGCCATTGACCAGTTACCGGCTAATAAGATGGTCAAGACGGGGAATCCACGGGCCCAAGAAGCAGCGGAAATCGTCAGTCACTTCACCTGGGACGAATACGGACTTAAGGATGACGTGCCGACCCTGTTGATCTTCGGGGGCTCCCAAGGGGCGCTTAAGATCAATGCGGCGACCGTCGCCGCCATTCCGGCCTTTAACGACCGCAAGTACCAAGTGGTCTTCGTGACGGGGCAGAAACGCTATGACGGGGTCATGGACCAGTTGAAGGGGACTCCGGTCGCTGCGAACGTGGTGGTCAAGCCCTATATTCCGAATATGCCGGAAGTCTTGCCCCGCGTCGCTGCTATCGTGGGCCGGGCCGGTGCGACCTCGTTGGCCGAAATCACGGCTGACGGGATCCCATCCATTCTGATTCCTAGTCCTTACGTGACGGCGGACCACCAGACTAAGAATGCCCAGTCACTGGTGACCGTTGGGGCGGCTGAATTGATCAAGGAAGCTGACTTAACGGGCGATACGCTGGTGGCTAAGGCTGACCAGTTGATGAACGATGATGCCTTACGTCACGATATGGCCGATGCCTCGAAACACTTAGGGGTGCCAGATGCGGCTGACCGGGTCTTAGACGTGGTCTTATCTTTGAAGAAATAA
- a CDS encoding penicillin-binding transpeptidase domain-containing protein, with product MTNSPKRPNKHTNTRRNRKHFGQFLFLVFFAVFCLIVGRFSYISIGKKVQNVNLSAAAQRLYTANETLKAKRGTIYDANNQPIAEDTSVYSLYVVLDKRQVGLNGQKLYATNKEKIATVLAKNLPITRQKALDILTPSKGHPFQVEFGTAGQNISLTTKQKIQSYHLSGINFVQQESRLYPNGVFASHLIGLAQSQTKNGQTNLTGTMGIEQAFNRELTGTDGSQKIKKDMYGYQLPGTKQKYQKAKNGDNVYTTLDTRLQTLLETEMSSVQSQVKANSMNAVLMNAKTGAILAATQRPTFNATTKAGLNSVWRNTLVQDAYEPGSTMKIFTLASSINSGNYNGNATYQSGRYTIGNQVVPDWNTSGWGTITYNKGFAVSSNVAMAHLEQQMGAKTWKKYIKRFHFLQSTHSGLPGELSGDIAFTRPIEQADTAFGQGIQVTVFQMLQALTAVSNDGQMMKPYVISKVVDPNTHKTVKRYQPTTVGNPISASTAKAVRKHMEDVVYKSYGIGSDYKMSGYRVAVKTGTAQVSGGKSGYLSGDDNYLYSVASMVPASNPKYVMYITMKQPHLGSKTATQLLASVMKPVMARALQEDSTSKTTQTKMPDVTGKSLTAATKALTKSNATVTVLGNGTKVRKQSVAAGTTLYRDQRVFLTTGGQVTLPSLTGWSKGDVVKLAQLVGIKLTTKGDGYVTKQSLKAGTTVASGSTLTITLKQNK from the coding sequence CGGCCGCTTTTCGTATATTTCCATCGGTAAAAAAGTTCAGAATGTTAATTTAAGTGCCGCCGCCCAACGTTTGTATACGGCAAATGAAACGTTGAAGGCCAAGCGGGGGACGATTTACGATGCCAACAACCAGCCCATCGCGGAAGACACCAGCGTGTACTCGTTATACGTGGTGTTGGATAAGCGGCAGGTCGGGTTGAACGGCCAGAAATTGTATGCCACAAATAAAGAAAAGATCGCCACGGTTCTGGCGAAAAACCTGCCGATCACACGGCAAAAGGCCCTGGATATTTTGACGCCTAGTAAGGGGCACCCGTTCCAAGTCGAGTTTGGGACGGCCGGGCAGAATATTTCGCTGACCACTAAACAAAAGATTCAAAGTTACCATTTATCCGGCATTAACTTTGTTCAACAGGAGTCGCGCCTCTACCCGAACGGGGTCTTCGCGTCGCATCTGATTGGGTTGGCCCAATCGCAGACCAAGAATGGTCAAACCAACTTGACGGGAACCATGGGCATCGAACAGGCCTTTAACCGGGAACTGACCGGGACGGACGGTTCGCAAAAGATCAAGAAGGACATGTATGGGTACCAACTGCCGGGAACCAAGCAGAAGTACCAAAAGGCGAAGAACGGGGACAACGTCTACACCACGCTGGATACGCGCCTTCAGACCTTGTTGGAGACGGAAATGAGCAGTGTCCAGAGCCAGGTCAAAGCCAACTCCATGAACGCCGTTTTAATGAACGCGAAGACGGGGGCCATCCTTGCGGCGACCCAACGCCCAACGTTTAACGCGACCACGAAAGCGGGGTTAAATAGCGTTTGGCGGAATACCCTAGTGCAGGATGCCTACGAACCAGGATCGACCATGAAGATCTTCACGTTGGCCTCTTCCATTAATAGTGGGAACTATAACGGGAACGCGACCTATCAATCCGGACGCTACACCATTGGCAACCAAGTGGTGCCCGACTGGAATACCTCTGGGTGGGGGACCATTACCTATAACAAAGGGTTCGCCGTCTCAAGTAACGTTGCGATGGCCCATCTGGAACAGCAGATGGGGGCCAAGACCTGGAAGAAGTACATCAAACGGTTCCACTTCTTGCAGAGCACCCACTCGGGCCTACCGGGTGAACTAAGCGGAGACATTGCCTTCACCCGGCCAATCGAACAGGCGGATACCGCGTTCGGACAAGGGATTCAAGTGACGGTCTTCCAGATGCTGCAGGCTTTGACGGCTGTCAGCAACGATGGGCAGATGATGAAGCCTTACGTGATTAGCAAGGTCGTCGACCCCAATACGCACAAGACCGTCAAGCGGTATCAGCCGACCACGGTAGGTAACCCCATCTCGGCGTCGACGGCCAAAGCCGTGCGTAAGCACATGGAAGATGTGGTCTACAAGAGTTACGGTATCGGGAGCGACTATAAGATGAGCGGCTACCGGGTCGCCGTCAAGACTGGGACGGCGCAGGTCAGCGGCGGGAAGTCGGGCTACTTGTCCGGCGACGACAACTACCTGTACTCTGTGGCGTCGATGGTGCCGGCCTCTAATCCGAAGTACGTGATGTACATTACCATGAAGCAACCGCATCTAGGCAGCAAGACGGCGACACAATTACTGGCTTCCGTGATGAAGCCAGTGATGGCCCGGGCGCTGCAGGAAGATAGCACCAGTAAGACCACGCAGACTAAGATGCCGGATGTGACCGGGAAGTCTCTGACGGCGGCCACTAAGGCGTTGACCAAGTCGAACGCGACCGTGACCGTTCTGGGGAACGGCACTAAGGTGCGCAAGCAATCAGTTGCGGCTGGGACCACCCTCTATCGGGACCAGCGGGTCTTCTTGACCACGGGCGGTCAGGTCACCCTCCCAAGTTTGACGGGCTGGTCGAAGGGCGATGTGGTAAAATTAGCACAGTTGGTGGGCATCAAGTTGACCACTAAGGGTGATGGATACGTGACGAAACAGAGTCTTAAAGCGGGAACTACCGTGGCTTCTGGATCGACACTGACCATTACTTTGAAACAAAATAAATAA
- the murD gene encoding UDP-N-acetylmuramoyl-L-alanine--D-glutamate ligase — translation MKQITTYMGKKVLVLGLAKSGFNAAKLLKRLGADVTVSDVQPLDKNPEARELQAAGFKVITGEQTPELLDAGYDLMIKNPGIPYDVPVVQRAQALHLPILGEMELASEVNEAELVAVTGSNGKTTTTTMIQKMLDRDRSAGHAKYAGNIGIPASKVAQEVTKDDTLVVEISSFMLVATTTFHPHIAVLTNIFSNHLDYHKTRANYVAAKMKITANQTAADYFVVNFDNPEWRELSQQSHAQVVPFSRLDVTEEGAYEKDGVLYFKDEAIMPADEVKVPGDHNIENALAAIAVAKLKGVGTAAIKAVLRNFGGVRHRTQFVLEAEGRQYYNDSKATDMEATEMALKGFKAPVVLLAGGLDRGYTFEKMIPAFKDHVKAVILFGQTAKLLAQTAKDAGITTIKMTENVETAVPLAYQLSAPGDIVLLSPANASWDQYPNFEVRGDLFIKAVEKLTGKQEEV, via the coding sequence ATGAAACAAATCACAACATACATGGGTAAAAAGGTACTGGTATTGGGCCTGGCGAAGAGTGGCTTCAATGCGGCTAAACTCTTAAAGCGGTTGGGAGCCGACGTAACGGTCAGTGATGTTCAGCCCTTAGACAAGAATCCGGAAGCCCGGGAGTTACAGGCGGCCGGATTCAAGGTAATTACGGGTGAGCAGACGCCCGAACTCCTGGATGCGGGGTATGATCTGATGATCAAGAATCCCGGGATTCCCTATGACGTTCCGGTGGTTCAACGGGCCCAAGCGTTACACTTACCGATTTTAGGGGAAATGGAATTAGCGAGCGAGGTCAACGAAGCGGAGTTAGTCGCGGTTACCGGAAGCAACGGGAAGACCACCACGACGACCATGATTCAGAAGATGCTTGACCGGGACCGTTCGGCGGGCCACGCGAAGTATGCCGGCAATATCGGGATTCCAGCCAGTAAGGTCGCCCAAGAAGTCACGAAGGACGATACGCTGGTGGTGGAGATCTCCAGTTTCATGCTGGTGGCGACGACCACGTTCCATCCGCACATCGCAGTCTTGACCAACATCTTCTCGAACCACTTGGATTACCACAAGACGCGGGCCAACTACGTGGCGGCTAAGATGAAGATTACCGCTAATCAGACGGCGGCGGACTACTTCGTGGTCAACTTCGATAATCCGGAATGGCGTGAGCTGAGTCAACAATCCCACGCCCAAGTGGTGCCATTCTCCCGTCTAGACGTGACGGAAGAGGGGGCCTACGAAAAGGATGGCGTCCTGTACTTTAAGGACGAAGCCATCATGCCGGCTGATGAGGTCAAGGTCCCTGGTGATCATAATATTGAAAATGCCTTGGCGGCGATTGCGGTCGCAAAACTGAAGGGTGTGGGAACGGCCGCCATCAAGGCAGTTCTGCGCAACTTCGGTGGGGTCCGGCACCGGACCCAGTTCGTGTTAGAGGCCGAGGGTCGGCAATACTATAACGATTCTAAGGCCACGGACATGGAAGCTACGGAGATGGCTCTGAAGGGCTTCAAAGCGCCCGTTGTCTTACTCGCGGGGGGCTTGGACCGGGGGTACACCTTTGAGAAGATGATTCCCGCGTTCAAGGACCACGTGAAGGCCGTCATCCTCTTCGGTCAGACCGCTAAGCTCTTGGCGCAGACCGCGAAGGATGCGGGGATTACGACCATCAAGATGACGGAAAACGTTGAGACGGCGGTACCGTTAGCCTACCAGTTGAGTGCTCCCGGCGACATTGTTTTGCTGTCGCCAGCCAACGCCAGTTGGGACCAGTACCCGAACTTTGAAGTCCGGGGTGATCTGTTTATCAAGGCGGTCGAGAAGCTAACGGGGAAACAGGAGGAAGTTTAA